The DNA segment aaacaaaatatctttgtaaacaaaaaataatatttcaTTTCTTCACCCATAGGTCTATGCTATTTCTAACTGGACATTAAGCCATTACAGTGAGGGAGTGTTCTGGAAATATGGGAAAATATTCCCTATATATCCTGATGTCTAACTAAATCATGTCTCCTAGTCACATCCActgatttaaataaatatataaacatcCCCTTTAACGATCAACCCTCACGTTCACGCCATATTCTAACgcgactacatttcccacaattcccTCTGCGTCATTACTGTGCGACGCCGAAGAGGACGACAATAAGCAGGATTCATCGGGTTTGTTTACTCCCCCGTTTGGTGTTAGTATAAATTCTTTAATCGCGCCAAACCTGTAGCATGTTATTATTTAAAGTCGCATTTCTGCATCGATGACTATTAACCGTTAGCTCAAAACAAACGGAAACGGAAAGCCAGGGCGCTAATATTGAGATCTAAAGTCGCAGCAGCTCGTTAGTGAAGCCAGGGGAGCATCATCATGGCCTCGGAGGGCGTGAGCGTGTCCTTCCTCCGGTACGAGCTGGCCGCCACCATCGAGCAGGCGGTGCGCTGCGCCGTGGACACCGTGCTGAAGGAGACCGCGCGCATCGTCAGCGCCAGGCTGGCGGCGGCGCGCAACGCGGCGGCCGAGTCGCACCGGGAGAACCGGAGCCTGCGGGAGCGGCTGGACGTGTCGGAGAGCGAGCTGAAGGCGGTGCGCTACTACATGACGGCGGCCGAGAAGAACATCAAGCAGTGTCTGCTCCtcaaccagaaccagaaccagcccGGGCCCGGCGCGCTGCACCCGGCCGCGGACGAGTCCGGGTTCGCGTCGTTCGCGCCGGACGCCGCCGACGGACACCTGGTGCTGCCGCATGGACGGGAGTTCACTCGCAAGTCGTTTCGAAACTCGTCCGGACGGGTCCACTACTCCAAAACGCTGCCCAGCGTCGGGCTGTGCTTGCCGACGGTGCAGTCGGACTGGCCCCGCAGCAGCATCAACCGGAGGAGGATCCGGGCCTCCTCGATGGTAAACAACACACCGTTTCTGAACGATGCCACAGCCTCCCGAACCCCGCTGGACACGGACTCGGTGCTGCCGAGGACCGAAGACGCGGAAGATCAGTTTTATATCACAGAAGAGGGCGTTGCTGACAAAGGTGCATATTAATGTTGGGGGTTTTTATTTAAATACTTCAAATACTGATTTTGACTGCTGTTAAGAGTAATGAATGTCTTTTTTTAGTAAAATCTATATGTGTGTAGTTTTAAACAGTCTCACAGAAGGTCTCACAGCCGTGGTTTGGCAGGACTCATCCATGAGAAGTCGGTATTGTGACTAATGCATTTCCCTCCCTGTTTTATAGAGTATAAAGCTTCTTCCAGTGCAGTACAAGATTTTGGGGAGAGCGCCAGAGGGCCAGGAGGCCGCTGGGAAGGAGCCCGGCGAGCCGGCCGACATCGGCGACTTTGAGTTTGAGATGGGCGCCCCGGCGGGCAACGTCAACGAACTGGGCCTCATCCAGGTGATGGACGCTGACGACGAGATCAAACAGGGAGCTGTCAAGATCGAAGACGAACCCGAGCCTCAGTCCGCGGAGCACCCCGCGCTCGACCCCACAGCggtgtcctcttcctcctcctcctcctcctcgttatCCCTGTCCCGTGCACAGCCCCAGATCATTTCTCCACTGGCGCCCGCTGGCGAGGGTGAAATCCCGCCGGGCCTGGTGCCCCCAGTAGAGGGCGAcgcgggggcgggggcgggcCTGGCAGAATCACGGCGGGACGGGGCCGACAAGGTGCACCGCTGCAAcgtgtgtgggcgtggcttCCGCCGCTTCTACTGCCTGAAGACGCACCAGCGCATCCACACGGGCGAGCGTCCGTACCCGTGCCGCTACTGCGAGAAACGCTTCCGCCACCTGGACAGTCTGCACAAGCACCAGCGCATCCACACCGGCGAGCGGCCGTACCGCTGCGCCCTCTGCGGCTGCTGCTTCCGCGAGCTGGGCCAGCTCAAGAAGCACCGCCTCAAGCACTCGCCCAACGCCAACGCTGCCGGGCCCGGGCCCTCCGCCGggccccaccacaccctccccctgCTCCCGCCCGCCGGCTCCTACGTGTGGCCCCACCTCAACTCCCAGTCCCCTGGATTCGGTCTGAACTCCCAGGCCGGAGGCAGAGGAGCTGTCCTAGTTTGTTACAGGAACAAGACCTGCGTAAAAGGCCTCTTTGACAACATGGTTTGAAACTAGATATATGCTGTTACAAAAATATAGATATGTTGGTAGTTTAagacagtgtgtttgtgtcatttAAAGATGCATTGTTCATGTTATGTTGTATAGGACACTCTACATACATAAATGATGGCAGATGAAGGTGCATTAGTGGTTGGGCGTCTGTGGaccaaacataaaaaaaaacatccattGCGTTGCTTAAAGAGTAACATATAAAGAAACTGGTCTTTGGCGCCTGAAGAGATTGAACTTGCTTCTGTCATCTTGTATCACATTTTGAGTCATGCATTACATTTACTTACTGTAGCTCCTGAGTTTTGTGTTTGATACACCAGCACTCCTCTACAATATATAAGTTTAGCTCAAACTGCTTCGTGTAAAGTGTGTCATATTATGAGATTACTCAATGTTTTACTCCCTTTCTGCAGCAGTACGAATCATTGCAGGTTCTTTTGGTGGTGTGATTTTATTTGCTATGGAAAAATATATCCACGAAACGATCTTATTAAAGTCAAACTAAATACTATTAAATGTGTCCACAAAATGCAAATGATTATtacttttggggggggggggttctctaCCGTCTAAATGCGCCTTACAGAAACACGCAACGCTGAAAGAGGAACTGATGGCGTGTATTTTTAACTGACACTCTCTCCACAAATGTCGTTATTCTTCTGAAACGCACAGATGGAGGAGGAAGTAAAAACTGAACTCTTTCTAACCCGCAGTATGCCTGTTTACATAGCCCAGCGGGtaccaaaataataataatgcctcataataa comes from the Brachyhypopomus gauderio isolate BG-103 unplaced genomic scaffold, BGAUD_0.2 sc505, whole genome shotgun sequence genome and includes:
- the LOC143506796 gene encoding uncharacterized protein LOC143506796, with the translated sequence MASEGVSVSFLRYELAATIEQAVRCAVDTVLKETARIVSARLAAARNAAAESHRENRSLRERLDVSESELKAVRYYMTAAEKNIKQCLLLNQNQNQPGPGALHPAADESGFASFAPDAADGHLVLPHGREFTRKSFRNSSGRVHYSKTLPSVGLCLPTVQSDWPRSSINRRRIRASSMVNNTPFLNDATASRTPLDTDSSIKLLPVQYKILGRAPEGQEAAGKEPGEPADIGDFEFEMGAPAGNVNELGLIQVMDADDEIKQGAVKIEDEPEPQSAEHPALDPTAVSSSSSSSSSLSLSRAQPQIISPLAPAGEGEIPPGLVPPVEGDAGAGAGLAESRRDGADKVHRCNVCGRGFRRFYCLKTHQRIHTGERPYPCRYCEKRFRHLDSLHKHQRIHTGERPYRCALCGCCFRELGQLKKHRLKHSPNANAAGPGPSAGPHHTLPLLPPAGSYVWPHLNSQSPGFGLNSQAGGRGAVLVCYRNKTCVKGLFDNMV